The following coding sequences are from one Humulus lupulus chromosome X, drHumLupu1.1, whole genome shotgun sequence window:
- the LOC133807370 gene encoding polynucleotide 3'-phosphatase ZDP-like isoform X2: MVSTKVFIACGVSKSNGQADDPYRKPKPGMWHLLEKHFNSGISIDMDQYFYVGDATGRENDHSDTDIKFTELTEWNIWLWSKKSNIHLE; the protein is encoded by the exons ATGGTCTCGACAAAG GTTTTCATTGCTTGTGGAGTAAGTAAATCTAATGGTCAAGCAGACGATCCCTACCGCAAACCAAAACCAGGGATGTGGCATCTTTTGGAAAAACACTTCAACTCTGGCATTTCTATTGATATGGATCA atatttttatgttGGTGATGCTACTGGAAGAGAAAATGATCATAGTGATACTGATATAAAATTTACAGAG TTGACAGAATGGAACATTTGGCTTTGGAGCAAGAAAAGCAATATCCATCTGGAGTAA
- the LOC133807370 gene encoding uncharacterized protein LOC133807370 isoform X1: MVSTKVFIACGVSKSNGQADDPYRKPKPGMWHLLEKHFNSGISIDMDQYFYVGDATGRENDHSDTDIKFTEDRSSGKTIGSARMSNGLYYFEDILSNNKIAQGLSSISFFTVYDQIMIWHYRLGHHSFSYLKRLFPGLFKKLNPLSFHCDSCLLAKSQHKSYIQESYLLSF, translated from the exons ATGGTCTCGACAAAG GTTTTCATTGCTTGTGGAGTAAGTAAATCTAATGGTCAAGCAGACGATCCCTACCGCAAACCAAAACCAGGGATGTGGCATCTTTTGGAAAAACACTTCAACTCTGGCATTTCTATTGATATGGATCA atatttttatgttGGTGATGCTACTGGAAGAGAAAATGATCATAGTGATACTGATATAAAATTTACAGAG GACCGGAGCTCGGGGAAGACGATTGGCAGTGCTAGGATGAGTAATGGTCTCTACTATTTTGAGGATATTCTATCTAATAATAAAATTGCTCAAGGACTTAGTAGTATCAGTTTTTTTACTGTTTATGATCAAATAATGATTTGGCATTATAGATTGGGCCATCATAGTTTCTCTTATTTAAAACGTTTGTTTCCtggtttatttaaaaaattaaatccaTTATCCTTTCATTGTGATAGTTGTTTACTAGCCAAGAGTCAACATAAATCTTATATCCAAGAATCTTATTTATTGTCCTTCTAA
- the LOC133807370 gene encoding polynucleotide 3'-phosphatase ZDP-like isoform X3, producing the protein MVSTKVFIACGVSKSNGQADDPYRKPKPGMWHLLEKHFNSGISIDMDQYFYVGDATGRENDHSDTDIKFTELGS; encoded by the exons ATGGTCTCGACAAAG GTTTTCATTGCTTGTGGAGTAAGTAAATCTAATGGTCAAGCAGACGATCCCTACCGCAAACCAAAACCAGGGATGTGGCATCTTTTGGAAAAACACTTCAACTCTGGCATTTCTATTGATATGGATCA atatttttatgttGGTGATGCTACTGGAAGAGAAAATGATCATAGTGATACTGATATAAAATTTACAGAG CTGGGTAGTTGA